In Campylobacter massiliensis, the DNA window AAATGCCTCTTTTTCCCGAAGGTTTTTGATTTTAGACCTGGTTTTAAAAATAGCGTTATTTTAGGGCTTGGCGGTAATATCGGCGACGTGAAAAAGCGCTTTAATCGACTGCATTTTAAACTTAGCCGTGACAGCAGGTTTCACGTCGTCGAAAACTCGGCCATCCTCATCAACGAGGCGTTTGGGTTTAAGGAGCAGGCTGATTTCACAAATGCCGTAACGCTCGTGCAAACAAGCCTTGCCGCGAGGCAAATTTTAAAAATAACGGCAAATTTAGAGAGGCGTTTGGGGCGCGT includes these proteins:
- the folK gene encoding 2-amino-4-hydroxy-6-hydroxymethyldihydropteridine diphosphokinase codes for the protein MRVAGARRFDKCLFFPKVFDFRPGFKNSVILGLGGNIGDVKKRFNRLHFKLSRDSRFHVVENSAILINEAFGFKEQADFTNAVTLVQTSLAARQILKITANLERRLGRVRSFKNAPRTLDIDILYFSGRNRNDARLVLPHPGAKSRASVILPLGTMKCVSKSGVKF